In Cutaneotrichosporon cavernicola HIS019 DNA, chromosome: 1, one DNA window encodes the following:
- a CDS encoding uncharacterized protein (Palmitoyl protein thioesterase): MLVFAPLLLTAVVAVPTQTVLESSGPRPLVIWHGLGDTAHSKGMNQFADFVRDEYPGIFVHSVVSPNGGSPSDEQKAGWWGVGEELSQGGCDQIKSIPELQDGFDAIGFSQGGLFLRWYAQNCDGPPVKNLITFGTPHFGITDLIPCPDPPTLTCTLASRAAKAGIYTRWAQSHLIQAQYYRDPVRMRQFLQTNTFLRDLNGEKDMDEEGGFRRENGGRGLGGLENVVAIAFRDDITVVPRVSTHWATIDPDNSSHVIPLEEQEMYVGDFIGLKRLAQKGGLHRLFCPGQHMDLGGEGGCGDRMVRKWVGWPA, encoded by the exons ATGCTCGTATtcgcgccgctgctgctAACTGCGGTAGTAGCTGTACCGACTCAAACTGTGCTCGAATCATCTGGTCCTCGACCCCTCGTGATTTGGCACGGACTCGGAGATACGGCGCACTCCAAGGGCATGAACCAGTTTGCTGATTTCGTACGCGACGAGTATCCAGGTATCTTTGTTCATTCTGTGGTCTCGCCGAATGGGGGGAGTCCAAGTGACGAGCAGAAGGCTGGATGG TGGGGTGTTGGCGAAGAGCTATCGCAAGGCGGGTGCGACCAGATCAAGAGTATCCCCGAGCTACAGGACGGGTTCGACGCAATCGGGTTCAGCCAGGGCGGCCTGTTCCTACGCTGGTACGCGCAGAACTGCGACGGTCCGCCCGTCAAGAATCTCATTACT TTCGGCACGCCGCACTTTGGCATCACGGACCTTATTCCCTGTCCCGACCCACCCACTTTGACGTGTACTCTTGCGTCGCGGGCAGCCAAAGCGGGGATCTATACGCGGTGGGCGCAGTCCCATCTCATCCAGGCGCAGTATTATCGCGACCCGGTGAGAATGCGGCAGTTCCTCCAAACCAataccttcctccgcgacTTGAACGGCGAGAAAGACATggatgaggaaggaggatTTAGGCGCGAGAATGGAGGACGGGGACTGGGCGGGCTGGAGAatgtcgtcgccatcgcgtTTAGGGACGACA TCACCGTCGTTCCGCGTGTTTCGACACACTGGGCCACAATCGACCCGGACAACTCTTCCCACGTTATTCCACTCGAGGAACAGGAGATGTACGTCGGTGACTTTATCGGACTGAAGCGCCTTGCTCAAAAGGGAGGTCTCCACCGCCTCTTCTGTCCCGGTCAGCACATGGACCTCGGCGGTGAGGGCGGGTGTGGCGACCGCATGGTGCGTAAGTGGGTCGGCTGGCCTGCGTAG
- a CDS encoding uncharacterized protein (Stress responsive A/B Barrel Domain) — MGKIIHIVLWKLKPCATDAEADAAKESIKQLLKVPGPISMHVGPPEIEARTQGWNWGLYSVFENRAELDKYAVSDAHMDCVRDHVRPHMAEVMAYDWEISDKTGY; from the exons ATGGGCA AGATCATCCA CATCGTCCTCTGGAAGCTCAAGCCGTGCGcgaccgacgccgaggccgacgcggccaaggagtCGATCAagcagctcctcaaggTGCCCGGCCCGATCAGCATGCACGTCGGCCCTcccgagatcgaggcgcGCACCCAGGGCTGGAACTGGGGCCTGTACTCGGTCTTTGAGaaccgcgccgagctcgacaagtACGCCGTCAGCGATGCGCACATGGACTGCGTGCGTGACCACGTGCGCCCTCACATGGCTG AGGTCATGGCGTACGACTGGGAGATCAGCGACAAGACCGGCTACTAG
- the MCM3 gene encoding uncharacterized protein (MCM OB domain) → MAEVTAQDAALVAADDVMRDRARQFVEFLDDDNQANYNYRGDIKRMLDMEQQRLIVNLDDLRDYDRSYADGLLLQPTTYFPALEVAVRQMVQALHDPARHDIRDKDYYVGLRGSFGQQHCNPRTLRSHQIGKMVSLEGIVTRCSLVRPKMLKSIHYCPPTKKFHSRSYHDGTMIAPSSTLTGSTTVIPTDDGEGHALLMEYGLSTFRDSQTTNIQEMPERAPPGQLPRGIEVVLADDLVDVCKPGDRIQLVGVYKSSGGGQGSRGFHTALIANNVILLSSKQGGGIAHTALTDDDIRNINLVSRKRNLFKLLSESLAPSIYGYQYIKQAILLLLLGGEEKNLKNGGHIRGDINILMVGDPSTAKSQMLRFVLNTAPLAIATTGRGSSGVGLTAAVTTDKDTGERRLEAGAMVLADRGVVCIDEFDKMSDVDRVAIHEVMEQQTVTIAKAGIHTTLNARCSVVAAANPIYGQYDVHKDPHRNIALPDSLLSRFDLLFVVTDDSDEQRDRQISEHVLRMHRYLQPGVQEGTPAVENIQQHLDVGGDAEETQATETPVYERYNPLLHGGVTTSRGRGANKKKEVLSIAFVKKYVQYAKSRIHPTLTKGAADWIVGVYAGLRNDDLASNQRRTSPLTARTLETLIRLATAHAKARLSKEVDERDAIAAEELLRFALFKEVVRPERRKRRKLNNGASRSDDESGTEDEEELLEEEIAAPTASDRQRAREKAERLERSQRRRGPSQQEEEDEAAAAQALEDGDVEMAEAEDAEAVAENVSNISAERLDLFRERLGVVFEHDAAAQGFIDFADLLPLVNEGLANEDMFGTNEGKAAVRTMADRNEVMEADGTVYKV, encoded by the exons ATGGCAGAGGTGACGGCACAGGACGCCGCCCTTGTCGCAGCAGACGACGTGATGCGCGATCGCGCCCGCCAGTTTGTCGAGTTCCTTGATGATGAC AACCAAGCAAACTACAACTACCGCGGCGACATCAAACGCATGCTTGACATGGAGCAGCAGCGCCTCATTGTTAACCTTGATGACCTGCGCGACTATGACCGCTCATATGCCGATGGGTTGCTGCTTCAACCCACTACCTACTTCCCTGCCCTTGAGGTCGCTGTCCGGCAGATGGTACAGGCGCTCCATGACCCAGCACGTCATGACATCCGCGACAAGGACT attACGTTGGACTGCGTGGCTCTTTCGGGCAGCAGCACTGCAACCCCCGCACTCTGAGGAGTCACCAGATCGGCAAGATGGTCTCGCTCGAGGGCATTGTGACACGAT GCTCGCTTGTCCGCCCCAAGATGCTCAAGTCTATTCACTACTGCCCACCAACAAAGAAGTTTCACAGCCGCTCTTACCACGACGGCACCATGATCGCACCATCCTCGACCCTTACTGGTTCCACAACCGTCATCCCCACtgatgacggcgagggaCATGCGCTGTTGATGGAGTACGGCCTTTCCACCTTCCGCGACAGCCAGACCACCAACATCCAGGAGATGCCTGAGCGCGCACCCCCCGGCCAGCTCCCACGCGGTATTGAGGTCGTGCTCGctgacgacctcgtcgacgtctgCAAACCTGGCGACCGCATTCAGCTCGTGGGCGTGTACAAGTCCTCGGGTGGTGGACAGGGATCCCGAGGCTTCCA caCCGCTCTCATCGCCAACaacgtcatcctcctctcgtcCAAGCAGGGCGGCGGTATCGCCCACACTGCGCTtaccgacgacgacatccgCAACATCAACCTCGTCTCACGCAAGAGGAATCTTTTCAAGCTCCTTTCTGAGAGCTTGGCGCCTTCCATCTACGGTTATCAGTACATCAAACAGGCGATCTTGCTTCTCCTTCTGGGCGGTGAGGAGAAGAACCTGAAGAACGGCGGTCACATTCGTGGAGACATCAACATTCTCATGGTCGGTGACCCCTCGACAGCCAAGTCGCAGATGCTGCGTTTCGTCCTCAACACGGCTCCTCTGGCGATCGCAACCACCGGTCGTGGTTCGTCTGGTGTTGGTCTCACAGCTGCCGTTACCACCGACAAGGACACCGGCGAGCGCCGACTTGAGGCAGGTGCCATGGTTCTCGCGGACCGTGGTGTTGTGTGCATCGACGAGTTCGACAAAATGAGTGATGTCGACCGTGTAGCCATCCACGAAGTCATGGAGCAGCAGACCGTCACCATCGCAAAGGCTGGTATCCACACGACACTGAACGCGCGCTGCTCagtcgtcgccgctgccaaCCCCATCTACGGCCAGTATGACGTCCACAAGGACCCTCACCGTAACATCGCCCTTCCCGACTCGTTGCTCTCGCGTTTCGACTTGCTCTTCGTCGTCACagacgactcggacgagcAGCGCGACCGCCAAATCTCGGAGCACGTCCTCCGCATGCACCGCTACCTCCAGCCGGGTGTACAGGAGGGCACGCCGGCGGTCGAGAACATCCAGCAGCACCTCGATGTCGGTGGTGACGCTGAGGAGACTCAGGCGACCGAGACGCCAGTTTACGAGAGGTACAACCCTCTTCTCCACGGCGGCGTGACTACTTCGCGTGGCCGTGGCGCcaacaagaagaaggaggtgcTCTCGATCGCCTTCGTCAAGAAGTACGTCCAGTACGCCAAGTCCCGCATCCACCCTACCCTCACCAAGGGCGCCGCCGACTGGATTGTCGGCGTGTATGCTGGTCTGCGCAACGACGACCTTGCCTCTAACCAGCGAAGG ACTTCGCCTCTCACTGCCCGTACCCTCGAGACCTTGATTCGTTTGGCCACCGCCCACGCCAAGGCACGCCTTTCgaaggaggtggacgagcgcgacgccatcgCGGCAGAGGAGCTTCTGCGCTTCGCCCTATTTAAGGAGGTGGTCCGCCCCGAGCGTCGCAAGCGCCGCAAGCTCAACAACggcgcctcgcgcagcgacgacgagtccGGCACggaagatgaggaggagctcttggaggaggagattgcTGCCCCGACCGCCTCTGACCGCCAACGTGCGCGTGAGAAGGctgagcgactcgagcggAGCCAGAGGCGCCGTGGGCCATCCCAgcaggaagaagaggatgaggcaGCGGCCGCCCAGGCGCtggaggacggcgacgtggagatggccgaggcggaggacgccgaggctgtGGCTGAGAATGTCAGCAATATCTCGGCTGAGCGTCTCGACCTCTTCCGTGAGCGCCTGGGTGTCGTGTTCGAGCACGACGCTGCTGCGCAGGGGTTCATCGACTTTGCCGACCTGCTCCCCCTCGTCAATGAGGGTTTGGCGAACGAGGACATGTTCGGCACAaacgagggcaaggcggcTGTCCGGACGATGGCAGACCGCAACGAAGTGATGGAGGCGGACGGCACGGTGTACAAGGTGTAA
- a CDS encoding uncharacterized protein (Las17-binding protein actin regulator), translated as MSTLQPPPRHSGSASTSRAASPAPDSTWKTRMKATGARWGKAASERAVKVNDYVGPKINTFAENKLGTHAFWPVTGDFAAEMDKAASILREFTVSGVMTTDKKTKRKVLRKVPPSVLKEAKGLAIFTSMRSGIAPIGGAGGAGVVVGRLEDGSWSAPASISPQNLSTGFLIGIDVYDCILVIRTQKALESFFGHKVTLGTEIAVAAGPYGAGAGVEAGREAAPVFSYVKSRGMYAGVEVVGQVFVSRFDENAEMYHWPGVKAGDILTGKVKMPREAAELQSALEDAASGRAQVSQGNDLDEPVDEIAQTVVLEDGEVLKLPPTPVQTTGREYESDPETETVIRRSQPPRLPPRRDGAPPPLPPRHPRLSGDLEPNLLGSASVGASPHGSPLIAPPLPPRSNARPQSMVIAPTGLALFTSPAIAVGTLEAAAQSTDLPPSYETAESLPPDANAYLAPAPNALAPPSAGASPASNYSTYDDDVDHLSLSPAPGPARILEPSSAVEQNPVVPEGEMSESERREWEQHWEAERVKAAAEDKQKEERL; from the coding sequence ATGTCCACCTTGcagccaccaccacgccaCTCGGggtccgcctccacctcacGCGCGGCATCCCCAGCCCCCGACTCAACATGGAAGACCCGGATGAAGGCAACCGGCGCCCGGTGGGGTAAGGCCGCCAGCGAACGCGCAGTCAAGGTCAACGACTACGTCGGCCCCAAGATCAACACGTTCGCTGAGAACAAGTTGGGGACGCACGCGTTCTGGCCCGTCACTGGCGACTTCGCAGCCGAGATGGACAAGGCCGCCTCGATCCTCCGCGAGTTCACAGTCTCGGGGGTAATGACAACCGACAAGAAGACGAAGCGCAAGGTCCTGCGCAAAGTGCCTCCATCcgtgctcaaggaggccaagggcCTGGCAATCTTCACGAGCATGCGCAGCGGCATCGCGCCGATCGGAGGCGCGGGTGGTGCGGGCGTGGTGGTCGGGCGGTTGGAAGACGGGTCGTGGTCTGCGCCAGCCAGTATTTCGCCACAGAACCTCTCAACGGGTTTCCTCATCGGCATCGACGTGTACGATTGCATCTTAGTGATCCGCACGCAGAAGGCACTCGAGTCGTTCTTTGGGCACAAGGTCACGCTCGGAACTGAGATTGCCGTCGCAGCCGGGCCCTATGGTGCAGGCGCGGGGGTGGAGGCCGGTCGCGAAGCCGCACCAGTCTTCTCGTACGTCAAGAGTCGGGGGATGTACGCCGGCGTGGAGGTGGTTGGGCAGGTATTCGTCAGTCGCTTCGACGAGAACGCCGAAATGTACCACTGGCCGGGAGTCAAGGCGGGCGACATCCTCACTGGCAAAGTCAAGATGCCGCGCGAAGCTGCAGAGCTGCAGTCTGCTCTGGAAGATGCGGCATCTGGACGCGCGCAGGTTAGCCAGGGTAACGATCTGGACGAGCCGGTTGACGAAATAGCGCAGACAGTagtgctcgaggacggcgaggttcTCAAGTTACCACCGACGCCGGTCCAGACGACAGGACGCGAATACGAATCGGACcccgagaccgagacggTCATCCGTCGCTCGCAGCCTCCCCGCCTCCCGCCGCGGAGAGACGgcgcaccaccacctcttCCACCACGCCATCCACGGCTTTcgggcgacctcgagcccaacctcctcggctcggcgtcggtcgGCGCAAGCCCACACGGCAGTCCTCTCATTGCGCCGcccctcccgccccgcTCAAACGCCAGACCGCAGAGCATGGTCATCGCGCCGACCGGGCTCGCCCTCTTCACTTCCCCCGCCATTGCGGTGGGcaccctcgaggccgccgctcaATCAACCGATCTGCCGCCGAGCTACGAGACGGCGGAGTCGCTGCCACCCGACGCCAACGCCTACCTCGCACCGGCGCCCAATGCGCTTGCTCCACCCTCGGCGGGCGCGTCACCTGCATCTAATTACAGCAcgtacgacgacgacgtcgaccaTCTCAGCCTCTCCCCCGCGCCCGGGCCAGCGCGTATCCTAGAGCCCAGCTCGGCGGTTGAGCAGAACCCCGTCGTGCCCGAGGGTGAGatgagcgagagcgagcgaCGTGAATGGGAGCAGCACTGGGAGGCGGAGCGGGTTAAGGCTGCGGCTGAGGACaagcagaaggaggagaggttgTGA
- the STI1 gene encoding uncharacterized protein (Heat shock chaperonin-binding motif), giving the protein MSTAEQLKAEANKAFSAKNFPEAIQLYSDAIALDPSNHVLFSNRAAAKSGNRDYQGALEDAEKCIEINPQFSKGFLRKGAALHGLRQYPEAVMAYEEGLQVEPESALLKKGLTEVQKVMDQEMGGPNDGMGMGQLFSDPQLKAKLAANPKTAGMLRDPSFAAKIDQIAASGGKTDMTQLFSDPRMLTVLGVLMGVDISAMERPEGSNEMPPGTTPAQPSFQEQKPSSPTKARAPSPKKEEPKEEPMEVDDDDAKAKKEADAIKLQGNAAYKARKFDEAIALYTKAWETYPKDVTYLLNLSAVYFEQGDYAKCIEAAEKVIEEGRELRASYSTYAKAYGRIGNAYNKQGDLTNAIKFYQKSLTEHRTPDVLTKLREAEKAKSEADKQAYMDPAKSDEAREAGNAEFKAGKFADAVKSYTEAIKRLPTDPRAYNNRASAYQKLMAFPEALKDAEAAMKCDPTFIKAYIRKALVQQAMRDNTKALETLQKAMDADKDGKHANEINNNMNRIMQELQSQRSTETDEEAYSRAMRDPEVAEIMSDPIMRQILSDAQQNPSALMDHMKNPMISEKIQKLINAGIIRTR; this is encoded by the exons ATGTCAACCGCAgagcagctcaaggccgaggccaacaAGGCATTCTCCGCCAAGAACTTCCCCGAGGCTATCCAGCTCTACTCGGACGCCATTGCCCTCGACCCATCTAATCATGTCTTATTCTCAAACCGTGCTGCCGCCAAGTCCGGTAACCGGGACTACCAGGGCGCtctcgaggatgccgagaAA TGCATCGAGATCAACCCCCAGTTCTCCAAGGGCTTCCTTCGCAAGGGTGCTGCGCTGCACGGTCTCCGCCAGTACCCCGAGGCGGTGATGGCGTATGAGGAGGGTCTGCAGGTCGAGCCCGAGAGCGCATTGCTCAAGAAGGGCCTGACTGAGGTCCAGAAGGTCATGGACCAGGAGATGGGCGGGCCCAACGAtggcatgggcatgggccAGCTGTTCAGTGACCCCCAGCTCAAGGCTAAGCTCGCGGCCAACCCTAAGACAGCCGGGATGCTGCGCGACCCCTCGTTCGCTGCCAAGATCGACCAGATCGCAGCGTCTGGCGGCAAGACCGACATGACGCAGCTGTTCAGCGACCCGCGCATGCTCACTGTCCTCGGTGTCCTCATGGGTGTTGACATT TCTGCCATGGAGCGCCCAGAGGGTTCCAACGAGATGCCACCTGGCACCACCCCTGCTCAGCCTTCGTTCCAGGAGCAGaagccttcctcgccaaccaaggcgcgcgcgccgtcccccaagaaggaggagcccaaggaggagcccatggaggtcgacgacgacgacgccaaaGCGAAGAAGGAGGCAGACGCCATCAAGCTCCAGGGCAACGCGGCATACAAGGCCAGGAAGTTTGACGAGGCGATCGCGCTGTACACCAAGGCGTGGGAGACGTACCCCAAGGACGTTACctacctcctcaacctgAGCG CCGTCTATTTCGAGCAGGGCGACTACGCCAAGTGCATCGAGGCTGCGGAGAaggtcatcgaggagggtcgcgagctgcgcgcctCCTACTCGACGTACGCCAAGGCGTACGGGCGTATCGGCAACGCGTACAACAAGCAGGGAGACCTCACAAACGCGATCAAGTTCTACCAGAAGTCGTTGACGGAGCACAGGACGCCCGACGTTCTTACCAAGCTCcgggaggcggagaaggcaAAGTCCGAGGCGGACAAGCAGGCGTACATGGACCCCGCAAAGTCTGACGAGGCTCGTGAGGCCGGTAACGCCGAGTTCAAGGCTGGCAAGTttgccgacgccgtcaagaGCTACACTGAGGCGATCAAGCGTCTTCCGACCGACCCGCGCGCGTACAACAACCGCGCGTCGGCTTACCAGAAGCTGATGGCGTTCCCtgaggcgctcaaggacgccgaggcggccatGAAGTGCGACCCGACCTTCATCAAGGCGTACATCCGCAAGGCCCTCGTGCAGCAGGCGATGCGGGACAACaccaaggcgctcgagacgCTGCAAAAGGCCATGGATGCtgacaaggacggcaagcaCGCCAACGAGATTAACAACAACATGAACCGCATCATGCAGGAGTTGCAGTCGCAGCGCTCGACCGAGACAGACGAGGAGGCATACTCGCGGGCGATGCG
- a CDS encoding uncharacterized protein (Mediates the uptake of pyruvate into mitochondria), translated as MSQAASAAANQGMSKWQKFLNHEVGPKTVFFWAPVAKWGLVAAGVKDLQRPADKLSLSQNLALAATGFIWVRYCMVITPVNYALAAVNFFVGTTGLVQLGRIYKWRQDHPVLAAIEDKVGSNK; from the exons ATGTCCCAAGCAGCGAGCGCAGCAGCCAACCAGGGTATGTCCAAGTGGCAGAAGTTCCTCAACCACGAAGTCGGACCAAA GACCGTCTTCTTCTGGGCACCCGTCGCCAAGTGGGGccttgtcgccgccggTGTCAAGGACCTGCAGCGTCCCGCCGACAAGCTTTCGCTGTCGCAGAacctcgcgcttgccgcgACCGGCTTCATCTGG gtgCGTTACTGCATGGTTATCACGCCCGTCAACTACGCGCTTGCCGCAGTCAACTTCTTCGTCGGCACCACAGGCCTCGTGCAGCTGGGCCGCATCTACAAGTGGCGCCAGGACCACCCAGTGCTCGCCGCGATTGAGGACAAGGTTGGCTCGAACAAGTAG